The sequence GCTACAGATCTTGAGACACCATGCTTCTAGAAGCACAGTGTGTaggttttcaaagtttttattctttttgagtcTGTAGGGCAGCTAAAAAAATGAGCAGGTTCCAGAGTGATCATGAGAAGGTGGAAGAGCCGTCCATAATGCTGTCAGCCACTGGGtcactctactgctgctgctgctaagtcatttcagtcgtgtccgactctgtgcgaccccatagacggcagcccaccaagctcccctgtccctgggattctccaggcaagaacactggagtgggttgccatttccttctccagtgcaggaaagtgaaaagtgaaagtgaagtcactcagtcgtatccgactcttagcaaccccatggactgcagcctaccaggcggctccacccatgggattttccaggcaagagtactggagtggggtgccattgccttctctgctgggtCACTCTAAGTTACCATCAAAGCTGAGTTCTCACTTGCTATCCCAGTTTTAAAAACGATTGATTTTTAAAGGTCGATTCATTCTCAGTGTCCACAAAGTGCAGAGCTGGGCCTGAGCTAACCATGTTCTTGGGCAGAATTTCACACCAGCCAGCGGCTTAGAAAGGAACTGGCAGAACCAGTGTTCATGGACCAGACGGTCCGCAGGTGACTGCGGGTCAGGGAGGAGCTTCTCCATGAGGCTGAACAGCAGACCACTCAGAGCTTGGAAGACACAAGTGTCTGGTCCTCCCTCAAAGGGCTAACTGGATTGGCCTGGGGTGGGTTGTATATGGGCCAGGGTCGAGAAGCAGTTCTCTGTACATAACATACAACCAAGTGGGGAACTTAAAATGGTTTAGGTGAGACCACTCTGGCTGATGTGAAGCTAgatcttccttctccctctctccttttggGGAAAATACCcttttagaaatacaaattacAATATCCtactttttgctttaaaatatgaaCCCTTGGAGGACATAAGTTAGCCtttcagaaatttcttttcttctttccccccAGCATTCTAGAGGTCAAGAGTATTTTTAGAACAAGGTTTTAAATAgcaagataaaacaaaaaatgagggACCAGGTTTACACCTCTTCattcctgtttctttgtttccAAAGTGGACAGTGGAGCTTCAGGTTCCCTCTCCAATCACCCCCAACCTCAAAGAATGCTGCTTTATACACAGCTTCTGAACCGGGGAGGAACATGAGTTACCTCTGTGCACGAACAGGTGTATCTCTGTCAGGATGTCGTGTAACGCCAACCCCTTCAGAGTTTTTAACTCCATGATATCTAGAGAGGAACAGTTAAGGCAAAGGGACCAAGTTCCAGGACAAACACTGTAGAGAGTGACTTTTGAAAGCAGGGCTTTTCACCCCAACACAGCTGTTGCTTTCCATCTGAAGTGGCACATGTTGGAcccaaattcttatttttctgttttcatctccATCCAATAAGAGTTTTCTGAAAGATAACAGTTGTATCTGTCTAGTAGAGAATAGAACCAAATGCATTCCCCAAAAGGCTTTACATCACTACACCTAGCTCTTAATTTTACAGGAAAACAAGAGTAACAGTGACATCTTGAAAATGACTGCATCTTCTACCCAAGGTCTAAGTGCTTCCCTCCCATCTGTGAGTGGAGCGGCTGCAAGCCACACCCAGGTCAGGGCCCTTCAGGAAGAACTCTGTGACATTAAAGACAAGCACTCATTCCACCCACAGACATCGTGTTCCATCATGAGCTGAAAAGAGTTCCATGTTCAGACCCTGGACACTTAATGCACCGACTGCAGGGCAAGAGAAAGGATATTCCTGTAGGCCGTGGTGAAGTCTTGATTCAACATCCAGTCCAGAATGTTGGCGATGTCTGACTTGAGCGGGTGCCCTGTGCAGGTGTAGACAGTCTCCTCTGTGACCTTCCCAAAGGCCATGTTGGTGCTCTGTGCAGTCAGAGGGGTAGAATCACCATGGCTGCTGCAGGCGGATCAGGAGGCAATTGCGGAGGCAGcaatgtgggggtggggaggtacCCGACAGGCCGAACCCTGTACTTCTTACACTGCTAAGATCTGGCCATGTCCGGAGGATGCCGCTGCCAGTCAGCTATGTTACTGCTGCAGAGTCCTTCCCTATCTCTCCCTTGTTTGCAACAAATTATTCTCTCAGTTAATCGAAACACAAGGGTGGGGGTACATCTTTAATATATAACAAGATCAAGTTTTTACCAGTTCTGTTGTACTGTTACTCATGTCTTTCTTGGAAAACTATTCCAAAGCAACTAGAGATCTGCTTGGAGTGGTGCCATACCTGTAAGATGTTCAGAGCCCTTCGCATGTCTCCACTGGAAAGAGTTATGAGCGCTTTCATCCCATCTTCACTTATATCAACTCTGAAAGGAAACAGGCAGAAGGGATTCAGAGGTCCTGAGAGCACAAGTGCTTatggagagaacaagatggcctGGGATGATCGAGGCATTtaaacaatgaaagaaagaaaagggaaggatgGAGTTAACAATACTCTCCTGATCTACAGACTCCAGAATTCACTGGCTTTTGGGGACATTGGCCTCATGTTGAGTCACAGTCCAGTTCAAGTCTAGAAGGACTCTTACTGGGATCAAGTGTTGCTCTGTTGCGCAGGTAGCTTTGAAATCTGTTCTCTGGGAGGATAGGGTCCTGATGAGATCTGCAATTGCAGAGCCAAGGCACCTGTTAACAACAGCAGCGGCTCGGGCTGGTTACTTGCTTGGCATCTGATTACACAGAATGTGATGACTCAGGACCCTCCCTTCTAGTCAAGAAAGGCTAGTGGCATCTTAGCAGAAGAGACTTGGCAATGTGCAGTTCCCAACAACAAAAGAAGAGCAGGAAGAAGGTGGGACAGCTTCCAGGGGAGAAGGATGGAATCCAGTGAAGAACCAAATGACTTTCATGAAGAATGTCTGTGAGATGCCAGGGCAGCTAACAGACAGGGAGGCTTAACCTGTGCCAGGTTTCCTGAATTGTCTACAAACGGTATCACCTTGAAACATACCAGCCAGTCGCCTTACCCAACACCCAGTCTCCCAAGGCCCACCCCCTTccctgcttttcaacatactTACTTCTCTTCTTCTACGACGTGTTCCAGGCGGGGAACCATGAGTTCGGGAGTCAGTGGTCCGAATCGGAATCTTGTACACCGGGACTGCAAGGCAGGGATGATCTTTGACAGATAGTTACATATGAGGCAAAATCTGGTATTTTCAGTAAACTTCTCAATCACtggcaagagaaaagaaaaccacctCATTTCCATTCTGATTCTTCAAGGGACCCAGAAACCCTGCACTTTTCTAGGGTCATGTGAAAGGTACAGAAAACAAGAATGCAGACAAGTGGAGATGCTATGGTAGTGATAGAGGATGTCCCTGGAGACCAGCCATTCTTTCCCAAGCTGATGAACAGGACGGTACAAAAAGCTTCCTTTTCCACGATTGGCCATGATTCTGGCGCTCTTGCCATTCTACTCCATTAAGATGTGAAATCCAGTATTCCTTCCCTTTTGCATAAAATTCTACTTGGCAGATGGATGATGCCCCAACTTTTACTGGGCAGGGGAGGAGAATGGCTTTTTGAAGACTTTCCAGTGGACTTTGTCTCAAACTCTTAAAGCATTCTCGAGAGCATTAAGCTGAATTCAGAGATGCCTAAGACATCAGTTTCATTCTGTACCAACATTCTCACGCTGGGATCTGCCCAGACTGACTCAACAGAACAAGATGCTGCAGAAAGGCTGCCAACGCCTTTAGGACCAAAAGATATTCTGTTCTCCTCCTCCTTAAACATGGGCTGCAATCTACTCCTCcctaaaattcttaaagattctCTTCTCTCTTAGCTGTTCACTGCAGAATCTTAATGAGAGATTAAGAATGTCCTTGCAAAGAAACTAACTGCACCGGGCCCCTTAAGACTGACAAATTACAGCATACTCTCCCTTCCTGGCCAAATCATTCTCCTGGCAAGAAGTGAAAGCATGTCAGCTTTCtgacatgactgatgcaactaAATTTCTAGTATTATTTTCCTGGCTCCTTTGTATCTAAGGGTACCAATAGCAGAAAGGCCTATCTAGCAGTTTAGAAATGAACAACTTCCTACCTGCCCCCATCCATCAGTACAAATTCCCAACTCTGAAACTGAACCCAAGGGAAAAGAAGGATAAAACACCAGTGTCTGGTCATTACCTAAGAGTCCCCAAAAGGTTTATGTCTTTAAATTACTAAAAGAGGTAATACCTCAGTGCAGAGATTTTTGTCTAGATCATCAGATGGGATATGCAGTGAAAGGCATACAGAAATTTCTTTGGGTCAGAAgatgaatgaaaactgaaaagaacCCATGTCCTATCTCATGTCCAAAGATGCTAATTCTCCTCTAGAGCTGTCCTCACCAACCACTGTACATGGCCATACTCCTTACCTCTCCTCAGGGCGTTCTGGGCATCCTGAGTCATGGCATCGGCCTCATCCAAGATCACCAGTTTAAAGCCTTTCCTGGGAAGACAAGTGGTACTTTCTAAAAGCTGCTTCAATCTCACTGTGACTTCCAGGCCCAAACCTACACCTTCACATTTGTGCCACTGGGCCCCGGCTCACAAAGTTCATTTCTCCTAGAACTCTGACCAAAGCAGACATTTGTGGTAACACAGAGCAAATACCCCACTGCTCCTTCAACTCTTAAAGGGAACAGAGGTCTAACCTCTGTGTCAGGTTCTGTCCTCTGGCACCTTCATCTATCTTCCTCCCAGAATCCTATTATCCTAGTGCTGCCTTTTCCCTACCACCTTTACTTCTGcctgtcttttcctctcttttttcaccACCATCCTAGTTATCCACCCTGATCtcaattcatttttgtttaaattcaaACTAGCTCACCCAGTCTTATGATGTAATCAGTTCTCTGTTAACCAATAAAATGGAACTAATGCTTCCCCAGGGTACTTGCAAATAGATTtagataatattttcattttagtatTTCTTACCACCATTCCTATACTTTATGTCTTTCTCATGGCTGCTTTTGACAAAGCCTTCCCCGCTTTTTTTCTTACACTTTTATAAACTGGCAAAGGAGAGGATTTAAAAAACTCAACTCACTGATCAAAATCTTTAGGGAGAGAAATCATGCAAAGAATTCTTACTTAAATATTGTCCTTGTGCTAGCAAAGCTCAGGATTGGTCCCCGAACGATATCTATTCCTCGGTCATCTGAAGCATTCAGCTAaacatgaaagaagccagaataaatagaaaacatattAGTGTGCTATGGATTAATGTATCTTTTTATCAGTCCTGCTCAGCAAGCTAGGTCTCTAGGTCTAAGGACAGATAAAGAgatgatcattaaaaaaaagattgcaattatatttaaaactcaCAGCTCACTAGATCATTCCACTATATTCTGAAAGGCCAATGACtatctttcttctcccttttgaGGACAATCACTGACATGCTTTGGAGGAATAATTAATTGGTCTGGTCACAGTGAATAGCACCCCAGGCAGGAGCAGAATGATACTAATTTTAGCTACCACAACCCAGAGCAACCCAGAAGTTAACAAGTTTTTAATAAACTGAAGTAAGAACAATTAAGAATCTTGGTAGCAGCAAGATTCTAAGATCTATAACAAAAAAAGTAAGttaaaccattttttttcttaacaatagACAATATTTAGAATTTCATAATCTAAGTGGATCAGTTGTGTCCCAGCAGTAAACAGACAGCACACTCAAATTCAGTAATTTGAAGAGAACTAAATgaagagagattttaaaaggTGCTTATGAGGTGTGGGAGAAACCACAAGAGCTATGCAATACCTTACGGGCTACTGGGGCCCATTACCACTCCCAAGTCTTAAGGGTTTGTTGGGGGAGTGGTGCTGGCTCCTGGGGAAATGCTGGGTGCTGTGCCCTGTGGGAGGGGACATTGTCCATCTGTGTAATGTGGTGACCCGGGGCTGGACCAGGCATCATTTTTCCCCCAACTCCTGCCAGGGCCCCTACGGGCCAAACCCAATAGGAGCCAGAGGGCAAGAGAGCTTGTTGGCAACACAGCCCAGTCTTCTGGGACAAGAACAGTGTGGAGCAACATGCAGAAGGGCACATGGGAGACAGCTAGCAACCAAGTGACCCCTGAGTGTTTTGAGTAAAAGTTGGCAACAGCAAACAAAAACACCTGGCCCTACCACTGCCCTCTAGCTACACCAAaaatctccaggcaaaaatgtcAATTATAGGAAAAGTGAATTGAAATATTGTACATCTGCTTCTTTCCCAACCACCAGCATGGCAACTaacttggaaaacaaaactagcaGAACTAAAAATAAGAGACCAGAGTTCTTTGAAAGTTAAGGGTAATCCTCTCATTTACCTCCAAGACCATGGAGCCAAATTCCTTATCTTTGTACAGCTGTTTAGCACAGGCCAGGATGGTGGATGTCTTTCCTGTCCC is a genomic window of Bos javanicus breed banteng chromosome 17, ARS-OSU_banteng_1.0, whole genome shotgun sequence containing:
- the RFC5 gene encoding replication factor C subunit 5 isoform X2; translation: METSARKQQQPEAAKIRNLPWVEKYRPQTLDDLISHQDILSTIQKFISEDRLPHLLLYGPPGTGKTSTILACAKQLYKDKEFGSMVLELNASDDRGIDIVRGPILSFASTRTIFKKGFKLVILDEADAMTQDAQNALRRVIEKFTENTRFCLICNYLSKIIPALQSRCTRFRFGPLTPELMVPRLEHVVEEEKVDISEDGMKALITLSSGDMRRALNILQSTNMAFGKVTEETVYTCTGHPLKSDIANILDWMLNQDFTTAYRNIMELKTLKGLALHDILTEIHLFVHRGTDLLLAPVRRFS
- the RFC5 gene encoding replication factor C subunit 5 isoform X1, with translation METSARKQQQPEAAKIRNLPWVEKYRPQTLDDLISHQDILSTIQKFISEDRLPHLLLYGPPGTGKTSTILACAKQLYKDKEFGSMVLELNASDDRGIDIVRGPILSFASTRTIFKKGFKLVILDEADAMTQDAQNALRRVIEKFTENTRFCLICNYLSKIIPALQSRCTRFRFGPLTPELMVPRLEHVVEEEKVDISEDGMKALITLSSGDMRRALNILQSTNMAFGKVTEETVYTCTGHPLKSDIANILDWMLNQDFTTAYRNIMELKTLKGLALHDILTEIHLFVHRVDFPSSVRIHLLTKMADIEYRLAVGTSEKIQLSSLIAAFQVTRDLIVTEA